A region of Microcoleus sp. bin38.metabat.b11b12b14.051 DNA encodes the following proteins:
- a CDS encoding response regulator transcription factor, whose translation MKILLVEDDYRISQALAESLTDQHYAVDIAADGQEGWNFAEACTYDLILLDVMLPKLDGISLCQRLRRQGLKTPVLMLTARDTSNDKVMGLDAGADDYVVKPFDLPELAARIRALLRRGSTTLSPILEWENLQLNPNTCDVTYRDNLLRLTPKEYSLLDLFLRTSGRVLTRSAILDSVWSFEDSPGEETVKVHLRGLRQKLKAAGAPANFIETIYGMGYRLNQNL comes from the coding sequence ATGAAAATTCTGTTAGTAGAAGATGACTATCGCATTTCCCAAGCATTAGCAGAATCCCTCACAGACCAACATTATGCCGTCGATATAGCCGCCGACGGCCAAGAAGGTTGGAACTTTGCAGAAGCCTGTACCTATGACTTAATTTTGCTAGACGTAATGCTGCCAAAATTAGATGGGATTAGCCTTTGTCAGCGCTTGCGCCGACAAGGATTAAAAACCCCCGTGCTAATGCTCACAGCTAGAGACACCAGCAATGATAAAGTCATGGGCTTAGATGCCGGAGCAGATGATTATGTCGTCAAACCCTTCGATTTGCCAGAATTAGCAGCAAGAATTCGAGCCTTACTCCGGCGCGGAAGTACAACTTTATCACCAATATTAGAGTGGGAAAATCTGCAATTAAATCCGAACACCTGCGACGTAACCTATCGTGACAATTTGCTGCGTCTCACTCCCAAGGAGTACAGCTTACTAGACTTATTCCTGCGAACCAGCGGGCGGGTTTTAACACGAAGTGCTATCCTAGATAGTGTATGGAGTTTTGAAGACTCACCTGGAGAAGAAACCGTCAAAGTTCACCTCCGGGGTTTGCGACAAAAACTGAAAGCAGCAGGCGCACCCGCTAATTTTATAGAGACTATTTATGGCATGGGTTATCGGCTCAACCAAAACCTCTAA
- a CDS encoding pentapeptide repeat-containing protein codes for MKKLTILSIALLIVGASLEYPKLGLQLRAIGQTATPQPPIIQPQIPQPPTLQPPTSQPPTSQPPTAQPKAEDPKKLGYVSPEFAERFSQQQIDQINANVETLLLTQSCARCDLRAVKLVNLRLKNAIVTGADLSDANLSGSRFEISDFVNTNMARADLSGAELIGARISNTNLRKANLTGTNLDGADLRFSDMRDANLSNANLRNANIDGASVDRASMTGTTMPDGRKN; via the coding sequence ATGAAAAAACTCACAATATTGTCGATCGCCCTGCTAATTGTTGGCGCAAGTCTAGAATATCCGAAACTGGGACTGCAACTAAGGGCGATCGGGCAAACAGCAACGCCCCAACCACCAATCATCCAACCACAAATACCCCAACCACCAACACTCCAACCACCGACAAGTCAACCACCGACAAGTCAACCACCAACAGCCCAACCAAAAGCAGAAGATCCCAAAAAGCTCGGCTACGTCTCCCCAGAATTTGCCGAAAGATTCTCCCAGCAACAAATTGACCAAATCAACGCCAACGTCGAAACGCTGCTGCTAACTCAAAGCTGCGCCCGCTGCGACCTCCGAGCCGTAAAATTAGTTAACCTGCGCTTAAAAAATGCGATCGTCACAGGAGCAGATTTATCAGACGCCAACCTCAGCGGTAGTCGCTTCGAGATATCAGATTTTGTCAACACCAATATGGCTCGCGCCGACTTAAGCGGCGCCGAATTAATCGGAGCCAGAATCAGCAACACCAACCTCCGCAAAGCCAACTTGACAGGAACCAATTTAGACGGCGCCGACTTGCGATTTTCCGACATGAGAGACGCCAACCTGTCAAATGCCAACCTCCGGAATGCTAATATAGATGGCGCTAGTGTCGATCGAGCCAGCATGACCGGCACCACAATGCCCGACGGCCGAAAAAATTAA
- the urtE gene encoding urea ABC transporter ATP-binding subunit UrtE, translating to MLQVSDLNVYYGESHILRGVDLSVNAGQMVCLIGRNGVGKTTMLKTIMGLLQPRSGTIAFGGKSITSKLTHQRAKLGIGYVPQGREIIPRLTVKENLLLGLEAKPTLTKNPEVPDEIFELFPVLKTMLDRMGGDLSGGQQQQLAIARALMGEPQLLVLDEPTEGIQPSIILDIEAAVRRVVATRGISVLLVEQHLHFVRQADWYYAMQKGGIVASGSTSELSDEVVQRFLAV from the coding sequence ATGCTGCAAGTCTCTGATTTGAATGTTTACTACGGCGAAAGTCACATTTTGCGCGGTGTGGATTTAAGCGTTAATGCGGGACAAATGGTTTGCTTGATTGGCCGCAATGGTGTGGGCAAAACTACGATGCTGAAAACGATTATGGGGTTGCTGCAACCGCGCAGCGGCACTATTGCTTTTGGGGGTAAGTCTATTACTTCTAAGTTGACTCACCAGCGGGCTAAATTGGGGATTGGTTATGTTCCTCAAGGGCGGGAAATTATTCCGCGCTTGACTGTGAAAGAAAATCTGTTGTTAGGTTTGGAAGCGAAACCAACTCTGACTAAAAATCCTGAAGTTCCTGATGAGATTTTTGAGTTATTTCCGGTTTTGAAGACTATGCTCGATCGCATGGGAGGCGATTTGAGCGGGGGACAGCAGCAGCAGTTGGCGATCGCTAGGGCTTTGATGGGTGAGCCGCAATTGTTGGTTTTGGATGAACCGACGGAGGGGATTCAGCCGTCTATTATTTTGGATATAGAGGCTGCGGTGCGCCGTGTGGTTGCTACTAGGGGGATTTCGGTTTTGTTGGTGGAACAGCATTTGCATTTTGTGCGGCAAGCTGATTGGTATTATGCTATGCAAAAAGGCGGGATTGTGGCTTCGGGAAGCACTAGCGAATTGAGTGATGAGGTGGTTCAGAGGTTTTTGGCTGTTTGA
- the urtD gene encoding urea ABC transporter ATP-binding protein UrtD, with amino-acid sequence MNQKVLEIENLTVSFDGFKAINGLNFSMDAGELRVIIGPNGAGKTTFLDSITGKVQPTEGRVLFKGKNLRKLSEYQIARLGIGRKFQTPRVYLNLTPRENLDLSCNGNKNVFPTLFKPAPAAEKRTVAGLLETIGLVAKADTAAGLLSHGEKQWLEIGMLVAQSPDLLLVDEPVAGLTDEETALTGELLISLAQSHSVLVIEHDMEFVRQIAKKVTVLHQGAVLCEGTMDEVQNDDRVIEVYLGKPDNS; translated from the coding sequence ATGAACCAAAAAGTATTAGAAATCGAAAACTTGACTGTGAGTTTTGATGGTTTTAAAGCCATCAACGGTTTAAATTTTAGTATGGATGCGGGTGAACTGCGAGTGATTATTGGCCCCAACGGTGCGGGGAAAACAACTTTTCTCGATTCGATTACTGGGAAGGTGCAGCCGACGGAAGGGCGTGTGTTATTTAAGGGAAAAAATTTGCGGAAGTTGTCGGAATATCAGATTGCGCGTCTAGGGATTGGCCGCAAGTTTCAAACGCCGCGAGTTTATTTGAATTTAACGCCTCGGGAAAATTTAGATTTGTCTTGCAATGGCAATAAAAATGTATTTCCAACTTTGTTTAAGCCTGCTCCTGCTGCTGAAAAACGCACGGTGGCGGGTTTGTTAGAAACAATTGGTTTGGTTGCTAAAGCTGATACTGCTGCTGGTTTGCTTTCTCACGGGGAAAAGCAGTGGTTGGAAATTGGGATGTTGGTGGCTCAATCTCCCGATTTGTTGTTGGTGGATGAACCTGTGGCGGGCTTGACTGATGAGGAAACGGCGCTGACTGGAGAGTTGCTGATTTCGCTGGCCCAAAGTCACTCGGTGTTAGTTATAGAACATGATATGGAGTTTGTGCGGCAAATTGCTAAAAAGGTGACGGTGTTGCATCAGGGTGCTGTTTTGTGCGAGGGAACGATGGATGAGGTGCAAAATGACGATCGCGTAATTGAGGTATATTTGGGAAAACCTGACAACAGTTGA
- a CDS encoding TIGR00266 family protein, which yields MADVIDYKIYGDDLQLIEIELDPREGVRAEVGAMTYMEGDIQMQTATGGGIFQGFKRMLTGESFFISTFVNSGNRKARVAFAAPYPGKIIPLDLGKLGGKFLCQKDSFLCAANGIDIDVAFTKRLGAGFFGGEGFILQKLQGDGLAFVHAGGTIVEKNLGVGEVLRADTGCLVAFAPTVDYDIQFVGGFRNALFGGEGLFLVKLTGPGKVYLQSLPLSKLAERIMAANPAPVISNSSSFTLE from the coding sequence ATGGCAGATGTTATTGACTACAAAATCTACGGCGACGATTTGCAACTCATCGAGATTGAACTTGACCCGAGAGAAGGCGTCAGGGCTGAAGTGGGAGCCATGACATACATGGAAGGCGACATCCAGATGCAAACAGCCACAGGTGGTGGCATATTTCAAGGTTTCAAACGGATGCTGACAGGGGAAAGTTTTTTTATTAGCACCTTTGTCAACAGTGGAAATCGCAAGGCCCGCGTCGCTTTTGCCGCCCCCTATCCTGGGAAAATAATTCCCCTCGATTTAGGCAAACTTGGCGGCAAATTTCTGTGTCAAAAAGACTCATTTCTCTGTGCGGCCAACGGTATTGACATTGATGTAGCTTTCACCAAGCGGCTTGGTGCCGGTTTCTTTGGCGGAGAAGGCTTTATTCTGCAAAAATTGCAGGGTGACGGGCTAGCTTTTGTTCATGCTGGAGGAACAATTGTTGAGAAAAATTTGGGAGTTGGTGAAGTGTTGCGGGCGGACACTGGTTGTTTGGTCGCTTTTGCGCCGACTGTAGATTACGATATTCAGTTTGTGGGTGGCTTTAGAAATGCTCTGTTTGGTGGTGAAGGTTTGTTTTTAGTCAAGCTAACCGGGCCTGGAAAAGTGTATTTGCAAAGTCTGCCGCTCTCGAAGTTGGCTGAGCGGATTATGGCGGCCAATCCAGCTCCAGTAATTAGCAACTCTAGCAGTTTTACGTTAGAGTAA
- the urtC gene encoding urea ABC transporter permease subunit UrtC codes for MKNTEKKALFKEAAIVGAIALILILLIPGILPDARLNQLGRFLALAIAALGIDLIWGYTGLLSLGHGVFFAIGGYAFAMHLKLQIPPTASSQLPEFMSLYGVTELPWFWQPFYSFPFSVFAVFLIPAILGGLLGYLVFRNRIRGVYFSILTQAATIVFFNFFNGQQKLINGTNGLTDFKTLFGATVNGRDTQYIFYILTILFLVATYALCRWLTSGRFGRLLVAIRDDEVRLRFSGYNPTGYKVLVFAISAGLAGIAGALFTVQTGIISPKAMDIAFSIEMVIWVAVGGRATLSGAILGALLVNFGKSFLSEQFPEVWLFFQGALFLIVVTVLPDGLVGWLQYQDFEPIRRLFRKPKYASTYPSLEQDPEVQQEKEELEH; via the coding sequence ATGAAGAATACAGAAAAAAAGGCTCTGTTTAAAGAAGCAGCAATCGTAGGGGCGATCGCCCTAATCCTCATATTGCTCATCCCAGGAATACTCCCCGACGCTCGTCTCAACCAATTGGGACGATTTTTAGCACTAGCAATTGCAGCCCTCGGTATAGACTTAATCTGGGGATATACAGGTTTGCTCAGTCTGGGACACGGCGTATTTTTTGCGATCGGTGGCTACGCCTTCGCCATGCACCTTAAACTGCAAATTCCCCCAACCGCCAGCAGTCAATTGCCCGAATTTATGAGCCTCTACGGCGTCACCGAACTGCCTTGGTTTTGGCAACCGTTTTACTCTTTTCCCTTCTCAGTTTTTGCAGTATTCCTCATCCCCGCCATCTTGGGCGGACTTTTAGGTTACTTAGTATTCCGCAATCGAATTCGAGGCGTTTACTTTTCAATTCTCACCCAAGCAGCCACAATTGTATTTTTCAACTTCTTTAATGGCCAGCAAAAACTGATTAACGGCACCAACGGACTCACCGACTTTAAAACCCTATTCGGAGCCACAGTAAACGGCAGAGATACTCAATATATTTTCTACATTCTCACCATACTATTTCTAGTAGCAACTTACGCCCTGTGCCGCTGGCTGACAAGCGGGCGTTTCGGGCGCTTGCTAGTAGCAATTCGCGACGACGAAGTGCGGCTGCGTTTTTCCGGCTACAATCCCACAGGATACAAAGTTTTAGTATTTGCAATTTCCGCCGGTTTAGCCGGGATTGCAGGCGCTTTATTCACCGTACAAACGGGAATTATTTCGCCAAAAGCGATGGATATTGCATTTTCGATCGAAATGGTAATTTGGGTAGCAGTCGGAGGTCGCGCCACATTATCAGGAGCAATATTAGGAGCATTGCTAGTCAACTTTGGCAAGAGTTTCTTGAGCGAACAATTTCCAGAAGTGTGGCTATTTTTCCAAGGTGCGCTATTCTTAATAGTAGTCACAGTCTTGCCCGACGGCTTAGTTGGGTGGCTGCAATATCAAGATTTTGAGCCAATTCGCCGCTTGTTCAGAAAACCGAAGTACGCATCCACTTACCCCAGCCTGGAACAAGACCCCGAAGTGCAGCAGGAAAAAGAAGAACTTGAACATTGA
- the urtB gene encoding urea ABC transporter permease subunit UrtB gives MAIDLLDGLFNGISIGAVLLIAALGLAIIFGLMGVINMAHGELMMLGAYTTFVVQNVFKGIGGFAFETYILFAIPLAFLVAALVGLILERGVIRHLYGRPLETLLATWGVSLILQQFVRSVSWMLVSGIAVFCLLFFGGLQVLKSRPDFDRTRSTFIAIILPLSLGISWAASAFLGETYKLAVTQPWFGAQNVDVTAPAWLRGGIPLGTFQLPYARLFIIALTGICLAGIYLFLQKSVWGLRIRAVTQNRSMSACLGIPTEQVDALTFALGSGLAGVAGCAISLIGSVGSNTGQNYIVDTFMVVVVGGVGKIMGSVVAAMAIGTANYLIGSGTLALMFAPVKPLADFFTFFATTSMAKVMVFALIMAFLQVRPGGIFPQKGRTVEN, from the coding sequence ATGGCTATCGACTTATTGGACGGTTTATTTAACGGCATTAGCATCGGCGCTGTTTTGCTAATTGCAGCCCTGGGATTAGCAATTATTTTCGGGCTGATGGGCGTGATTAATATGGCTCACGGCGAGTTGATGATGCTGGGGGCTTATACAACTTTTGTTGTGCAGAATGTCTTCAAAGGTATCGGAGGATTTGCCTTTGAAACTTATATTTTATTTGCCATTCCCCTCGCTTTTTTAGTGGCGGCATTAGTAGGATTAATTCTTGAACGCGGAGTGATTCGCCATCTCTACGGGCGGCCGTTAGAAACTCTGCTGGCAACTTGGGGCGTAAGTTTGATTTTACAGCAGTTTGTCCGCAGCGTCAGTTGGATGTTGGTAAGTGGGATTGCGGTGTTCTGTTTGCTGTTTTTTGGTGGCTTGCAGGTGCTCAAATCGCGCCCGGATTTCGATCGCACTCGCAGCACATTTATCGCCATAATTTTGCCTCTGTCTTTGGGTATTTCCTGGGCGGCGAGCGCATTTTTAGGGGAAACTTACAAACTGGCAGTAACTCAACCTTGGTTTGGCGCTCAAAACGTTGATGTGACTGCGCCTGCATGGCTGCGTGGCGGCATTCCGCTGGGAACTTTTCAATTACCCTACGCCAGACTTTTTATTATTGCACTGACAGGCATTTGTTTGGCGGGAATTTACCTATTTTTGCAAAAGTCTGTCTGGGGATTGCGGATTCGCGCTGTGACGCAAAATCGTAGCATGAGCGCTTGTTTGGGAATACCTACCGAACAAGTAGATGCGCTGACTTTTGCTTTGGGTTCCGGCTTAGCTGGTGTCGCTGGGTGCGCGATTAGTCTGATTGGTTCCGTAGGGTCAAATACCGGACAAAATTATATAGTCGATACCTTTATGGTGGTGGTTGTCGGCGGTGTCGGCAAGATTATGGGGAGTGTAGTTGCTGCAATGGCGATCGGCACTGCCAATTACCTGATCGGTTCGGGAACATTAGCATTAATGTTTGCTCCTGTCAAGCCCTTAGCTGATTTTTTCACATTTTTCGCCACCACCAGCATGGCAAAAGTGATGGTATTCGCCTTAATTATGGCTTTTCTACAAGTGCGGCCGGGAGGAATTTTCCCGCAAAAAGGACGCACAGTTGAGAATTAA
- the urtA gene encoding urea ABC transporter substrate-binding protein, which yields MTKRFDRRKFLLYSSATLTSSLFLKACRTPTPTATPTPTASPTGTTPAAPAAVSGNTIKVGILHSLSGTMSISEKSVVDAEQLAIEEINKAGGVLGKQIQAIVEDGNSDWPTFAEKAKKLIDQDKVVTVFGCWTSASRKAVLPVFEEKNHMLWYPVQYEGQECSKNIFYTGAAPNQQIEPAVDWLLENKGKKFFLVGSDYVFPRTANTIIKAQLAAKGGELVGEDYIPLGGTEVTPIITKIKAALPDGGVIFNSLNGDSNVAFFKQLQGAGLGPDKYPSMSVSIAEEEVKAIGVEYLKGHYAAWNYFMTVETPANKKFVEAFKAKYGKDRVTNDPMEAAYIMVYLWKQAVEKAGTPDDLEKVRAAALGQTFDAPGGKVTLETNHHLSKFVRLGQVREDGLFEIAFATPEAVKPVPWNQFVPETKGFACDWSDPAKGGKFKAP from the coding sequence ATGACAAAGAGATTCGATCGGCGGAAATTTCTATTATACAGTTCTGCAACCCTAACATCAAGTTTATTTCTAAAAGCTTGTAGAACTCCGACTCCAACAGCAACCCCAACCCCAACTGCTTCTCCAACAGGAACTACACCAGCAGCACCAGCAGCAGTGAGTGGAAACACGATCAAAGTAGGAATTTTGCATTCCTTGAGCGGCACAATGTCAATCAGCGAAAAAAGCGTTGTCGATGCCGAACAATTAGCGATCGAAGAAATCAATAAAGCTGGCGGCGTCCTCGGAAAACAAATCCAAGCAATAGTAGAAGACGGCAACTCAGACTGGCCGACTTTTGCCGAAAAAGCCAAAAAATTGATCGATCAAGATAAAGTTGTCACCGTCTTCGGCTGCTGGACATCCGCCAGTCGCAAAGCAGTGTTACCAGTATTTGAAGAAAAAAATCATATGCTCTGGTATCCCGTACAATACGAGGGTCAAGAGTGTTCCAAGAATATCTTTTATACCGGAGCCGCGCCGAACCAGCAAATCGAACCAGCAGTTGACTGGCTGCTAGAAAATAAAGGAAAAAAATTCTTCTTAGTCGGGTCAGACTACGTTTTCCCCCGCACCGCAAATACCATTATCAAAGCACAGCTAGCAGCCAAAGGTGGCGAATTAGTTGGCGAAGATTACATACCTTTGGGCGGTACAGAAGTCACGCCAATTATTACTAAAATTAAGGCAGCTTTGCCCGATGGCGGCGTCATTTTCAATTCCCTTAACGGCGACAGCAACGTCGCATTTTTCAAACAGTTGCAGGGTGCCGGTTTGGGCCCGGATAAATATCCGTCAATGTCCGTCAGTATAGCAGAAGAAGAAGTAAAGGCGATCGGCGTAGAATATCTCAAAGGCCATTACGCCGCCTGGAATTACTTCATGACTGTGGAAACTCCCGCGAATAAAAAATTTGTGGAAGCTTTCAAGGCAAAATACGGCAAAGACAGAGTGACCAACGACCCGATGGAAGCAGCTTACATCATGGTTTACCTGTGGAAGCAAGCCGTCGAAAAAGCAGGAACACCAGACGATTTAGAAAAAGTACGGGCAGCAGCTTTGGGTCAAACTTTTGACGCACCGGGGGGCAAAGTAACGCTGGAAACTAACCATCACCTTTCTAAATTTGTGCGGTTGGGCCAAGTGAGAGAAGACGGTTTGTTTGAAATCGCTTTTGCTACGCCAGAAGCAGTGAAGCCAGTTCCTTGGAATCAGTTTGTTCCTGAAACAAAAGGCTTTGCTTGTGATTGGTCAGACCCCGCTAAAGGTGGCAAATTCAAGGCACCATAA